The following are encoded in a window of Actinomycetota bacterium genomic DNA:
- a CDS encoding DUF58 domain-containing protein, giving the protein MTRPGRLLAPEIVARLAPLRLATRRRVQGRYAGSHRSRRYGASLDFADHRQYVPGDDPRRLDVAAYQRLGRLLVKLYEAEDEAAVRVVVDLSASMGFGRKAHTAREVAAVFAALAHNGQDRARVLLAGAQGVDAGPWFRGAGGLPPVEARLLAAATDPHSARPDLAGAIRRARGEGPAGPTVVVSDLLDDAWPDAVRALAAGRGDGVVVHLLGREDLEPGVRGDLRLADAETDEELEVGIDEEALAAYQATCEAWLAQVEAACGRHGIAYARLIDDASVEELATGTLRRLGVVA; this is encoded by the coding sequence ATGACCCGACCCGGCCGGCTGCTCGCGCCGGAGATCGTGGCGCGCTTGGCGCCACTGCGGTTGGCGACCCGCCGGCGGGTGCAGGGCCGGTACGCGGGCAGCCACCGTTCGCGGCGGTACGGCGCGTCGCTGGACTTCGCCGACCACCGCCAGTACGTCCCCGGCGACGACCCGCGCCGGCTCGACGTCGCGGCGTACCAGCGGCTGGGCCGCCTCCTGGTCAAGCTGTACGAGGCCGAGGACGAGGCCGCGGTGCGGGTCGTGGTGGACCTGTCGGCGTCGATGGGGTTCGGGCGCAAAGCGCACACCGCCCGCGAGGTCGCGGCGGTGTTCGCGGCCCTGGCCCACAACGGCCAGGACCGGGCCCGGGTCCTGCTGGCCGGTGCGCAAGGCGTCGATGCCGGACCGTGGTTCCGCGGGGCGGGTGGCCTGCCCCCGGTCGAGGCACGGCTGTTGGCCGCGGCGACCGATCCTCACAGCGCCCGCCCCGACCTGGCGGGCGCGATCCGCCGAGCACGCGGCGAGGGGCCGGCCGGCCCCACCGTGGTGGTCTCCGACCTGCTCGACGACGCCTGGCCGGACGCGGTCCGGGCGCTGGCGGCGGGGCGGGGCGACGGCGTGGTGGTGCACCTGCTCGGCCGTGAGGACCTCGAACCGGGAGTCCGCGGTGACCTGCGCCTCGCCGACGCCGAGACCGACGAGGAGCTGGAGGTCGGGATCGACGAGGAGGCGCTGGCCGCCTACCAGGCGACCTGCGAGGCGTGGCTCGCGCAGGTGGAGGCGGCCTGCGGGCGGCACGGGATCGCCTACGCCCGCCTGATCGACGACGCGTCGGTCGAGGAGCTGGCGACCGGCACGCTGCGCCGCCTCGGGGTCGTGGCGTGA
- the selA gene encoding L-seryl-tRNA(Sec) selenium transferase: MTDLSRLPQVDAVLRDPAAASIVATYGRRPFAEAVRRSVDQARERARRGGPVPGVGEVITAAAQDLAARRAGRIRRVLNATGVILHTNLGRAPLSADARAAMAEAAGYCTVEYELEHGRRGSRTADLGRLAAEACDAEAATVVNNGAGAVVLVLAALAAGREAIVSRGELVEIGGSFRLPDVMAGSGSTLREVGTTNRTRADDYRDAVCDRTGVIMKIHRSNYRIVGFVQQPRDEQIAAVAREAGVPFVHDIGSGLIRDVAIPGLQGEPSAVAALASGADLVLFSGDKLLGGPQAGIIAGRDDLVRRCAKHPLARALRIDKSRRAALEVTLEAHVRSDVPLDLPVWAMLTADVETLRDRAARLASQLGVPAREVQTVSTTGGGSLPGSELESWAVALEVSQPDELAGELRAGEPPVVGRVEGGTLLLDLRTIAPAHDDLLAEAVRAALHDHG; encoded by the coding sequence ATGACCGATCTCTCGCGGCTCCCGCAGGTCGATGCGGTCCTCCGCGATCCGGCTGCGGCATCGATCGTCGCGACCTACGGGCGCCGCCCGTTCGCGGAGGCGGTCCGCCGGTCGGTGGACCAGGCACGTGAACGGGCACGGCGGGGCGGACCCGTGCCGGGTGTCGGCGAGGTCATCACCGCCGCGGCGCAGGACCTGGCCGCCCGACGGGCGGGACGGATCCGCCGGGTGCTGAACGCCACCGGAGTGATTCTGCACACCAACCTCGGCCGGGCACCGCTGTCCGCCGACGCCCGCGCGGCGATGGCGGAGGCCGCCGGGTACTGCACCGTCGAGTACGAGCTGGAACACGGCAGACGCGGATCGCGCACCGCCGACCTGGGTCGGCTCGCCGCCGAAGCGTGCGACGCGGAAGCCGCGACCGTCGTGAACAACGGCGCCGGGGCGGTCGTGCTGGTTCTGGCCGCCCTCGCCGCGGGACGGGAAGCGATCGTCAGCCGCGGTGAGCTGGTCGAGATCGGTGGGTCGTTCCGCCTCCCGGACGTGATGGCCGGATCGGGTTCGACCCTGCGGGAGGTGGGGACGACCAACCGCACCCGGGCCGACGACTACCGTGACGCGGTCTGCGACCGCACCGGCGTGATCATGAAGATCCACCGGTCCAACTACCGGATCGTGGGGTTCGTGCAGCAACCTCGCGACGAGCAGATCGCCGCGGTCGCCCGCGAAGCCGGCGTGCCGTTCGTCCACGACATCGGTTCGGGTCTGATCCGTGACGTGGCGATCCCGGGTCTGCAGGGCGAGCCGTCGGCCGTCGCGGCGCTGGCCAGCGGCGCCGACCTGGTGTTGTTCAGCGGCGACAAGCTCCTCGGTGGCCCCCAGGCTGGGATCATCGCCGGTCGCGATGATCTGGTGCGGCGCTGCGCCAAGCACCCGCTGGCACGTGCGCTGCGCATCGACAAGTCCCGCCGCGCGGCCCTGGAGGTCACCCTCGAGGCACACGTGCGCAGCGACGTCCCCCTCGATCTGCCGGTCTGGGCGATGCTGACCGCCGACGTCGAGACGCTGCGCGACCGCGCCGCGCGGCTCGCCTCGCAGCTGGGCGTCCCGGCCCGGGAGGTCCAGACCGTGTCGACCACCGGTGGGGGATCGCTGCCGGGGAGCGAGCTCGAGTCGTGGGCGGTGGCGCTGGAGGTCTCCCAGCCCGACGAGCTCGCCGGCGAGCTCCGCGCCGGTGAACCCCCCGTGGTGGGCCGGGTTGAGGGCGGGACGCTCCTGTTGGACCTGCGCACGATCGCACCGGCGCACGACGACCTGCTGGCCGAGGCGGTGCGGGCCGCCCTGCACGACCACGGGTGA
- a CDS encoding BatA and WFA domain-containing protein yields MSFANPAGFLAGLLTLPLIAWYVLRVRRPRVTVASTFLWRRSERSIAAAVPWQRFRSDATFWLVLLALVAGTLALAQPYVTVTASLGDHTIVVMDASASMLADEDGPTRLELARRSAETLVDRLGPGQVVSVVEAGPRARVLLSASGDPRAVRRALAAVRPSHGAADLTDAFTLAAALERPGQSTVVHLLSDGVVPADHRDAVPPGLLVTAVGRERPNLAVTRLHAVPVGAGAHQLFVQVRNFGTLATDADLTVGVAATDAVDAAVEPLIERRLRLGPRATEELIVTLERSGGPHLVAEIAPVGTTVTGESSDALSVDDRAYTVLPSARELTVLIAGPGNVFLETAFAAVPGVQVRTTDTVPDAVSDAVSGPGARALDDADLVVVDRVAAPAAPPRLPTVYVAPPVAPPGVEITGEAELPALTFQAPDHEILAAVDLSEVAIAAAQTVTAPALTPIASGPSGPLILAGRLDASPVVYLAFDLTQSNLPLQPAWPVLIANAVTWLGGGPTTTPASAGEAVTVPVPAGATGITVTGPGTELTVDPAQPRVRLEQAGLYRLRWAATGDDGAGGEAWVAANTVPAEGDLARSRPDPTDRTATAVDGAATAQGRHGFGRDILAVVLILALAEWAWATILKPRRARRRGARTVAA; encoded by the coding sequence GTGAGCTTCGCCAACCCGGCGGGGTTCCTGGCCGGCCTGCTCACGCTCCCGTTGATCGCGTGGTACGTGCTGAGGGTGCGCCGACCGCGTGTGACGGTCGCGTCGACGTTCCTGTGGCGGCGCAGCGAGCGTTCGATCGCGGCGGCGGTGCCCTGGCAGCGTTTCCGCAGCGACGCCACGTTCTGGCTGGTCCTGCTGGCGCTGGTCGCGGGGACGCTCGCGCTGGCGCAGCCCTACGTCACCGTGACCGCGAGCCTGGGCGACCACACCATCGTGGTCATGGACGCGTCCGCGTCGATGCTCGCCGACGAGGACGGGCCCACCCGCCTGGAGCTGGCGCGGCGGTCCGCCGAGACGCTGGTGGACCGCCTGGGTCCGGGTCAGGTGGTGTCCGTGGTGGAGGCCGGACCCCGCGCCCGGGTGCTGCTGTCGGCGTCGGGCGATCCCCGCGCGGTCCGGCGGGCGCTCGCTGCGGTGCGTCCCAGCCACGGCGCAGCGGACCTGACCGACGCGTTCACCCTCGCCGCGGCGCTGGAGCGTCCCGGCCAGTCGACGGTGGTTCACCTGCTCAGCGACGGGGTGGTCCCCGCGGACCACCGCGACGCCGTCCCCCCCGGTCTGCTGGTGACCGCGGTCGGCCGCGAGCGGCCGAACCTGGCCGTGACCCGTCTGCATGCCGTCCCGGTGGGGGCCGGCGCCCACCAGCTGTTCGTGCAGGTCCGCAACTTCGGGACGCTGGCCACCGACGCGGACCTGACGGTCGGCGTGGCCGCCACCGACGCCGTCGACGCGGCGGTCGAGCCGCTGATCGAGCGACGCCTGCGACTCGGTCCACGTGCCACCGAGGAGCTCATCGTCACCCTCGAGCGCTCCGGCGGCCCCCACCTGGTGGCAGAGATCGCCCCGGTAGGAACCACGGTCACCGGTGAGAGCTCCGATGCCCTGTCGGTCGACGACCGGGCCTACACGGTCCTGCCCAGCGCCCGTGAGCTGACCGTGCTGATCGCCGGGCCCGGCAACGTCTTCCTGGAGACGGCGTTCGCGGCCGTCCCCGGCGTGCAGGTGCGCACCACCGACACCGTGCCCGACGCTGTGTCCGACGCTGTGTCCGGCCCGGGGGCGCGCGCACTGGACGACGCGGACCTGGTCGTGGTCGACCGGGTCGCAGCCCCCGCCGCCCCGCCCCGCCTGCCGACCGTGTACGTCGCACCGCCGGTCGCCCCACCGGGTGTCGAGATCACCGGCGAGGCGGAGCTCCCGGCGCTGACGTTCCAGGCTCCCGATCACGAGATCCTGGCCGCGGTCGACCTGTCGGAGGTGGCGATCGCGGCCGCGCAGACGGTCACCGCCCCGGCGCTCACCCCGATCGCCAGCGGACCCAGCGGCCCGCTGATCCTCGCCGGGCGTCTCGACGCCTCACCGGTCGTCTACCTCGCCTTCGACCTGACGCAGAGCAACCTCCCGCTGCAACCGGCGTGGCCGGTGCTGATCGCCAACGCGGTGACGTGGCTCGGCGGCGGGCCGACCACCACACCGGCGAGCGCCGGCGAGGCGGTCACCGTCCCGGTCCCCGCCGGAGCCACCGGGATCACCGTCACCGGACCGGGGACCGAGCTCACCGTCGACCCGGCCCAACCACGGGTCCGCCTCGAGCAGGCCGGCCTGTACCGGCTTCGCTGGGCCGCTACCGGAGACGACGGTGCGGGCGGCGAGGCGTGGGTGGCGGCGAACACCGTCCCGGCCGAGGGCGACCTGGCGCGCAGCCGACCGGACCCCACCGACCGGACCGCCACGGCCGTCGACGGGGCGGCAACGGCCCAGGGCCGCCACGGCTTCGGCCGGGACATCCTCGCGGTGGTGCTGATCCTGGCCCTCGCCGAGTGGGCCTGGGCGACCATCCTCAAGCCCCGGCGGGCCCGCCGGCGGGGCGCCAGGACGGTGGCGGCGTGA
- a CDS encoding isocitrate lyase/PEP mutase family protein: MGTGAATIRGLLTSGATVNMPGVYDALSARLADESGFEVLFVSGYSVSASQLGMPDYGYLTQTEIVEAARSVCTNTARPVIVDADTGYGNPLNAVRTARLLHRAGASGLFLEDQEWPKKCGHFAGKRVIERREWLAKLRAVLDLRDEGVDLFLVARTDARAAVSLDDAIARAQAARDLGVDAIFVEAPQGVDELERVAKEVDGVVRVANMIEGGRTPLLTAAELHDLGYDLIVTPLSALLAVTRALREVFGALRDKGTLRDDLEVLVPFDDFGAVVDLEGHRSLEQRYA, from the coding sequence ATGGGCACCGGCGCCGCGACGATCCGCGGACTGCTCACGAGCGGGGCGACGGTCAACATGCCCGGCGTGTACGACGCGCTGTCCGCCCGGCTGGCTGACGAGTCCGGGTTCGAGGTGTTGTTCGTCTCCGGGTACTCGGTGTCGGCCTCGCAGCTGGGGATGCCCGACTACGGCTACCTCACCCAGACCGAGATCGTCGAGGCTGCCAGGAGCGTGTGTACCAACACCGCCCGGCCGGTGATCGTGGACGCCGACACCGGGTACGGCAACCCACTCAACGCCGTCCGCACCGCCCGGCTTCTGCACCGAGCCGGGGCCAGCGGGCTGTTCCTCGAAGACCAGGAGTGGCCCAAGAAGTGCGGTCACTTCGCGGGGAAGCGCGTCATCGAACGACGCGAGTGGCTCGCCAAGCTCCGGGCCGTCCTCGACCTGCGGGATGAGGGCGTGGACCTGTTCCTGGTTGCCAGGACCGACGCCCGGGCCGCGGTCTCGTTGGACGACGCCATCGCCCGCGCCCAAGCGGCGCGCGACCTCGGCGTCGACGCGATCTTCGTCGAGGCCCCCCAGGGGGTCGACGAGCTCGAACGCGTCGCCAAGGAGGTCGACGGCGTCGTGCGGGTCGCCAACATGATCGAGGGTGGCCGTACCCCGCTGCTGACCGCCGCTGAGCTGCACGACCTGGGCTACGACCTGATCGTGACTCCGCTCAGCGCTCTGCTGGCGGTCACCCGTGCCCTGCGTGAGGTCTTCGGCGCGCTCCGCGACAAGGGCACGCTCCGCGACGACCTGGAAGTGCTGGTCCCCTTCGACGACTTCGGCGCGGTGGTCGACCTGGAGGGCCACCGCAGCCTCGAACAGCGCTACGCATGA
- a CDS encoding VWA domain-containing protein, with protein MSPIGFDHPGWLVALVAVPLVVMAGRRTVSRVRGRQHRLATAFRAAAVAFLVLALAGPRWNVAGGGVDVAFLVDASDSVGAGLDDALAWADAALDGRGERDRAALALFGADARLEYTLRDDPPRGRPATVVDPSASDLAQALRLAHGALGSQHRRRAVLLTDGRQTRGDAVRAARELAAAGVRVDVVALPGGLAADLLVEEVRAPTRLRQGEAYDVVAVVRNTSSADANAVVVISADGREVHRETVTVAPGTAQVVARRTADTPGTVRYEARLASAASTTDANDVGRAAVQVLGPASVLVVEGEPDAGRHLAAALEAAGLPVQRISSGGGLPTLDRLLDHDAVVLVDVPAADVPATAMTTLDSYVRDAGRGLVAVGGDSSFGMGDYDGTPLEDLLPVFARVRDPERRPSVAEALVVDVSGSMAACHCQDGGFGGRGGLGGAELGGVNKTDISKEAIARAVAALEADDTVGVLAFNTRSEWVIPLQSLPPESVVDQGLARLHPEGGTAIPQAIREAIAGLKDVDARLRHIVLFSDGFTEHQALIEVAKEAAAAGITLSVVGTGEGSGEVLREMAAAGGGRYYPGRDLMSIPDIIVNEVQFVARPVINEGRFLPVVTGVGPATDGLDSAPPLLGYLATTVKPTARQLLAIGDERDPLLATWRAGLGTTVAWTSDVSPRWSTQWTTWERFTRFWSDVVKSTFAADPDPRYALSARATSDGLRVRLEAAATIPADATAVATVTDPDGQRTEVTLERTALDSFEAVLPGGSEGVYAVGVRLSAAGDPLYHDAVAATRSYSPEYATAATDPTLLKRVAAAGGGRLDPDPAVAFDPRGLPAGSDTRQLWPWLALAALFALPVDVGLRRLRLERDDWRRARRWVAGRLRRRPAVAERRESTAGLLAARDRARRRRDG; from the coding sequence ATGAGCCCGATCGGGTTCGACCATCCGGGCTGGCTCGTCGCGCTGGTGGCCGTCCCGCTGGTCGTGATGGCCGGCCGCCGGACGGTCAGCCGGGTGCGTGGCCGCCAGCACCGGCTGGCGACCGCGTTCCGCGCCGCCGCGGTCGCGTTCCTCGTCCTGGCGTTGGCCGGGCCGCGGTGGAACGTCGCTGGTGGTGGCGTCGACGTCGCCTTCCTGGTCGACGCGTCCGACTCGGTGGGGGCCGGACTCGACGACGCCCTGGCCTGGGCCGACGCCGCCCTCGACGGCCGCGGCGAGCGCGACCGCGCCGCCCTGGCGCTGTTCGGCGCGGACGCTCGGCTGGAGTACACGCTGCGCGACGATCCTCCCCGGGGTCGCCCCGCCACCGTCGTCGACCCGTCGGCCAGCGACCTCGCCCAGGCGCTGCGCCTGGCCCACGGCGCGCTCGGCAGCCAGCACCGCCGCCGGGCGGTGCTGCTGACCGACGGGCGCCAGACCCGCGGGGACGCGGTCCGTGCAGCCCGCGAGCTGGCGGCCGCCGGCGTGCGGGTCGACGTGGTGGCGCTCCCGGGGGGGCTGGCCGCGGACCTGCTGGTCGAGGAGGTGAGGGCCCCGACGCGGCTGCGGCAGGGCGAGGCGTACGACGTGGTGGCGGTGGTGCGCAACACCTCGTCGGCGGACGCGAACGCGGTCGTGGTGATCAGCGCAGACGGCCGCGAGGTCCACCGCGAGACCGTGACCGTGGCGCCCGGCACGGCTCAGGTGGTGGCGCGACGGACCGCCGACACGCCCGGCACCGTCCGCTACGAGGCGCGTCTGGCCAGCGCAGCGTCGACGACCGACGCCAACGACGTGGGCCGCGCCGCCGTGCAGGTGCTGGGCCCCGCCAGCGTCCTGGTTGTGGAGGGCGAGCCCGACGCTGGCCGTCATCTCGCCGCGGCCCTGGAGGCTGCCGGCCTGCCGGTGCAGCGCATCTCGAGCGGCGGTGGGCTGCCGACACTCGACCGCCTCCTCGACCACGACGCGGTGGTGCTGGTCGACGTCCCCGCCGCCGACGTGCCGGCGACCGCCATGACCACGCTGGACAGCTACGTCCGCGACGCCGGTCGAGGGTTGGTGGCGGTCGGTGGTGACTCGTCGTTCGGGATGGGCGACTACGACGGCACACCGCTGGAGGACCTGCTGCCGGTGTTCGCCCGCGTCCGCGATCCCGAGCGCCGCCCGTCGGTCGCCGAAGCCCTGGTCGTGGACGTGTCGGGGTCGATGGCCGCCTGCCACTGTCAGGACGGCGGGTTCGGCGGGCGAGGTGGGCTCGGCGGGGCGGAGTTGGGCGGGGTCAACAAGACCGACATCTCCAAGGAGGCGATCGCCCGGGCCGTCGCCGCCCTGGAAGCCGACGACACGGTCGGCGTCCTGGCGTTCAACACCCGCAGCGAGTGGGTGATCCCCCTGCAGAGCCTCCCGCCGGAGTCGGTGGTGGACCAGGGACTGGCCCGCCTGCACCCCGAAGGCGGCACCGCCATCCCGCAGGCCATCCGCGAGGCGATCGCCGGCCTGAAGGACGTCGACGCGCGGCTCCGCCACATCGTGTTGTTCTCCGACGGCTTCACCGAGCACCAGGCACTGATCGAGGTGGCCAAGGAGGCCGCCGCGGCGGGGATCACCCTGTCGGTCGTGGGGACCGGGGAAGGCAGCGGTGAGGTCCTCCGCGAGATGGCCGCCGCCGGCGGCGGGCGCTACTACCCCGGCCGGGATCTGATGTCCATCCCCGACATCATCGTCAACGAGGTGCAGTTCGTGGCCCGGCCCGTGATCAACGAGGGCCGCTTCCTGCCGGTGGTCACCGGCGTGGGACCCGCCACCGACGGGCTCGACAGCGCCCCGCCGCTGCTCGGGTACCTGGCCACCACGGTGAAACCCACCGCCCGGCAGCTGCTGGCGATCGGCGACGAGCGTGACCCACTGCTCGCGACCTGGCGTGCGGGGCTGGGCACCACCGTGGCCTGGACCTCCGACGTGTCGCCCCGCTGGTCGACGCAGTGGACGACCTGGGAGCGGTTCACCCGCTTCTGGTCCGATGTGGTGAAGTCCACCTTCGCCGCCGATCCCGACCCGCGGTACGCCCTGTCTGCCCGGGCCACGTCCGACGGGCTGCGGGTCCGGTTGGAGGCGGCCGCGACGATCCCCGCCGACGCCACGGCGGTCGCGACCGTCACTGACCCCGACGGGCAACGCACCGAGGTGACGCTGGAGCGGACCGCGCTCGACAGCTTCGAAGCCGTCCTGCCCGGCGGGTCCGAAGGCGTCTACGCCGTGGGTGTGCGGCTGTCGGCCGCCGGGGATCCGCTGTACCACGACGCGGTGGCCGCGACGCGGTCGTACTCACCGGAGTACGCCACCGCAGCCACCGACCCGACGCTGCTGAAACGCGTCGCCGCAGCCGGGGGCGGACGCCTCGATCCGGACCCGGCCGTGGCGTTCGACCCGCGCGGGCTCCCGGCCGGGAGCGACACGCGACAGCTGTGGCCGTGGCTGGCGTTGGCGGCGCTGTTCGCGCTCCCGGTGGACGTGGGACTGCGGCGTTTGCGCCTCGAGCGCGACGACTGGCGCCGCGCCCGTCGGTGGGTCGCCGGCCGGCTGCGTCGCCGCCCCGCGGTGGCCGAGCGCCGCGAGTCCACGGCAGGGTTGCTGGCGGCCCGCGACCGCGCCCGTCGACGCCGCGACGGGTGA
- a CDS encoding lytic transglycosylase domain-containing protein produces the protein MLPFDQPAPGWSGRLPAAGKRWAGAVDAAAARTGIDGRFFAALVWTESSFRPDVVSPAGAVGLAQLMPATAKALGVDPWDPLDNLSGGARYVHAQLTRFWNLELGLAAYNAGPTRVAEAGGIPEVVETQLYVLAVLDRWQHLRG, from the coding sequence ATGCTCCCGTTCGACCAGCCCGCTCCGGGGTGGAGCGGCCGGCTGCCCGCCGCGGGGAAACGCTGGGCCGGGGCCGTCGATGCCGCTGCGGCCCGCACCGGCATCGACGGGCGCTTCTTCGCGGCGCTGGTGTGGACCGAGTCGTCCTTCCGGCCGGACGTGGTATCCCCGGCGGGGGCGGTGGGGCTGGCGCAGCTGATGCCGGCGACCGCCAAGGCCCTGGGTGTCGACCCGTGGGATCCGCTCGACAACCTCTCGGGCGGTGCTCGCTACGTGCACGCCCAGCTGACCCGGTTCTGGAACCTGGAGCTCGGTCTGGCCGCGTACAACGCCGGACCGACCCGGGTGGCCGAAGCTGGTGGGATCCCCGAGGTCGTCGAGACGCAGCTGTACGTCCTGGCCGTCCTGGACCGCTGGCAGCACCTGCGGGGCTGA
- a CDS encoding response regulator transcription factor — MGPGQSVSQAVFRTVLADDVADLRLLYRVVLERSGRFQVVAEAVDGVEAVEYATRHQPDLVLLDVAMPNMDGITALPGIVSASPHTKVVMLSAFERRRLNDVAEAGGASRYLEKGITPAQLVEELLTVMEDRVSS, encoded by the coding sequence ATGGGTCCCGGCCAGTCGGTGAGCCAGGCCGTCTTCCGGACGGTCCTCGCCGACGACGTCGCCGACCTGCGGCTGCTGTACCGGGTCGTGCTCGAGCGCAGCGGCCGGTTCCAGGTCGTCGCCGAAGCCGTTGACGGCGTCGAAGCGGTGGAGTACGCGACCAGGCACCAGCCCGACCTCGTCCTCCTGGACGTCGCGATGCCCAACATGGATGGGATCACGGCGCTGCCCGGGATCGTGTCGGCGTCGCCGCACACGAAGGTCGTGATGCTGTCGGCGTTCGAGCGACGACGCCTCAACGACGTCGCCGAGGCCGGCGGAGCCAGCCGCTACCTGGAGAAGGGGATCACGCCAGCGCAGCTCGTCGAGGAGCTCCTCACCGTGATGGAGGACCGGGTCAGCTCCTGA
- the selB gene encoding selenocysteine-specific translation elongation factor: protein MHVVATAGHVDHGKSTLLRALTTMEPDRWEEERRRGLTIDLGFVWTDLDVPDHDARLTVAFVDVPGHERFIANMLAGAGAVQLALFVVAADDGWSAQSQEHLDILDLLGVRAAVVAVTKADLAGDERAAAVAADVSRRLATTSLAGAPVVVVDGVSGRGLPQLRATLARRLAQTPAAGDIGRPRLWIDRSFTITGAGTVTTGTLVGGWLRVGQELVASPGGRTVRVRGLQSLGADVAAAAPGSRVAVNLSGVDRDEVGRGDALVGLTTGDGRPAPARTVRGAWRATATLDAWVRALPGHEVGRTGAWHLHVGSAEVISTVHPLLHDAAVDGRPAHIRIELERPLPLTAGDRFVLREAGRQATLGGGTVLDPDPPGTIRGPDARLARAADLDAVRDALGDGRDPLVPLLAAAGGARPADRAVAAAGHPPGRPLPDGAAAVAGHLTSNEALSGWAGAVLEAAGARHAADPGGRGADRRELAAAAREAGCPDSLAAGLVDALAERGALHRDGSYYTLPEHASVRDEARVERRQTLLRELAAEPFSPPPLDEAARRAGVDHEEINALVARGEVVVTGGLAFARSAIDLAVQRLAQLDERFTTAEAREALRTSRKYAVPLLEHLDAVGTTEFDGQTRRLRVSH, encoded by the coding sequence GTGCACGTCGTCGCCACCGCCGGCCACGTCGACCACGGCAAGTCCACGCTCCTGCGGGCGTTGACCACCATGGAGCCCGACCGGTGGGAGGAGGAACGCCGCCGCGGGCTCACGATCGACCTCGGCTTCGTGTGGACCGATCTCGACGTCCCCGACCACGACGCCCGACTGACCGTGGCGTTCGTCGACGTCCCCGGCCACGAGCGGTTCATCGCCAACATGCTTGCCGGCGCCGGGGCGGTGCAGCTGGCCCTGTTCGTGGTCGCTGCCGACGACGGCTGGTCGGCGCAGTCGCAGGAACACCTCGACATCCTCGACCTGCTCGGCGTCCGCGCCGCCGTGGTCGCCGTCACCAAGGCCGACCTCGCCGGCGACGAGCGGGCCGCAGCGGTCGCGGCGGACGTCAGCCGCCGGCTGGCGACCACCAGCCTGGCCGGGGCGCCGGTCGTGGTGGTCGACGGGGTCAGCGGCCGCGGCCTACCGCAGTTGCGCGCCACGCTCGCCCGGCGCCTCGCGCAGACCCCGGCTGCGGGCGACATCGGCCGTCCCCGGCTGTGGATCGACCGCTCGTTCACGATCACCGGTGCAGGGACGGTGACCACCGGGACGTTGGTGGGCGGCTGGCTGCGGGTCGGACAGGAGCTGGTCGCCTCCCCCGGTGGGCGCACCGTCCGGGTCCGTGGACTGCAGAGCCTGGGCGCGGACGTCGCCGCGGCCGCCCCCGGCAGCCGCGTCGCGGTGAACCTGTCGGGGGTCGACCGTGACGAGGTCGGGCGGGGTGACGCGCTGGTGGGGCTCACGACCGGCGACGGCCGCCCGGCACCCGCCCGCACGGTCCGGGGAGCGTGGCGCGCCACCGCCACGCTGGACGCGTGGGTGCGGGCGCTGCCCGGCCACGAGGTGGGCCGCACCGGGGCGTGGCACCTGCACGTCGGCAGCGCGGAGGTGATCTCGACGGTCCACCCGCTGCTGCACGACGCGGCCGTCGATGGCCGCCCGGCGCACATCCGCATCGAGCTCGAACGACCGCTGCCGCTCACGGCCGGTGACCGGTTCGTCCTGCGGGAGGCTGGCCGTCAAGCGACGCTGGGCGGAGGCACGGTGCTCGATCCCGACCCGCCCGGGACGATCCGCGGTCCCGACGCCCGCCTGGCTCGAGCAGCCGACCTGGACGCGGTCCGCGACGCACTCGGCGACGGCCGCGACCCGCTGGTGCCGCTCCTGGCCGCGGCCGGGGGTGCGCGCCCCGCCGACCGTGCGGTGGCAGCAGCTGGTCACCCCCCGGGGCGGCCTCTGCCCGATGGGGCGGCGGCGGTGGCGGGGCACCTGACGAGCAACGAGGCGCTGTCGGGGTGGGCCGGGGCGGTGCTCGAGGCGGCCGGCGCCCGCCACGCCGCCGACCCGGGCGGGCGCGGCGCCGACCGGCGGGAGCTGGCCGCGGCCGCCCGCGAGGCGGGCTGTCCCGACAGCCTCGCGGCCGGGCTGGTGGACGCCCTGGCGGAGCGCGGCGCGCTGCACCGCGACGGGTCGTACTACACGCTCCCCGAGCACGCCTCCGTCCGTGACGAGGCCCGCGTGGAGCGGCGCCAGACGCTGCTGCGGGAGCTGGCCGCCGAACCCTTCTCGCCACCGCCGCTGGACGAGGCGGCGCGCCGCGCCGGGGTCGACCACGAGGAGATCAACGCGCTGGTGGCGCGGGGAGAGGTGGTGGTCACGGGCGGGCTGGCGTTCGCGCGTTCGGCCATCGACCTGGCCGTGCAGCGCCTGGCGCAACTCGACGAGCGCTTCACGACCGCCGAGGCCCGCGAGGCGCTGCGCACGAGCCGCAAGTACGCGGTCCCGCTCCTCGAGCACCTCGACGCGGTCGGGACGACCGAGTTCGACGGGCAGACGCGGCGCCTGCGCGTGTCGCACTAA